AGGAAGATGAGTCTACAGGATTTGCGATTATTGCAGTTGATAGCTCTGGGAAAAACAACATCATTGTATACCCTGGTGCTAACTATGCACTGAATTCTGAAGACATCATGAGTCTTAAAGAAGAATTACAAGACGCATCATACTGTGTGCTCCAATTTGAACTGCAACTTCCTGTTATTGAAACAGTTTTAGAATGCTGTAAATCTATGAATATCCCAGTTGTCCTTAATCCCGCTCCTTATCATCCAGATTTTGATTTAGAATGGTTAAAAAATGTTGAATACTTTATTCCAAATGAAAATGAGTTTTGTAGTCTGTTTGACGATAAACAGGATGCATTAAATCTTGATGACATTAAAGAAAGAGCGCGAAAGCTTTGTAAACAATATGATCTAAAAATTATTGTTACTTTAGGTTCAATCGGCTCAGTTTATATTGATCAAGAAACGGATCATTTTGTGGCTTCCTACAAAGTGAATGCGATTGACACCACAGCAGCAGGAGATACATATATTGGAGCTTTTGTATCAAGGATTGATTGCGGTGATACGGTATTGGATGCAATGAAATTCGCAACTAAAGCCTCATCACTCACTGTTTCAACGAAAGGTGCACAAGAATCAATTCCATATTTGAAGCAAATGGTGTAATATAGACTTTTAGGAAGGTGTATAAAATGAGCAAAACGTTAAAAGAAATTGCACAAATCGCGGGGACTTCAATTGCTACTGTATCCAAAGTTGTTAACGGAAAAACATTAGACATTGGTGAAAAAACAGTTCAAAGGGTTCAGGAAATTTTAGATCGCGAAGGATATACACCAAATCAAATAGCACGAAATTTAAAAACAAATAAATCAAAAACATTAGGATTACTGATACCTGACATTCGAAATCCTTTTTTCACTGAGATAGCACGTGGTGCTGAAGATGCTGCAAGCGATAATGGGTATACCGTGTTCTTCTGCAATACAGACGATAATTTTAATAAAGAAATTGTATATTTGTCAGAATTAAGCAGCAGACAAATCGATGGGTTTATTATTGCGGGTTCTTATAGAAGACGAAAAGAGGTCGAGTCAACATTTCAAGTGAGTGCGCCAATGGTCGCAATTGATCGAGTTGTAAATTATCCAAATATTATCTCGTTTATCACAACAGATAACTTTAAGTCTTCTTATTCAATTACA
This DNA window, taken from Erysipelothrix larvae, encodes the following:
- the rbsK gene encoding ribokinase: MKKIVVIGSVNQDISLTMRNLPSEGDTVIAQSIKYNGGGKGANQAVSLNRMGSNTTFICAVGNDENGTQLVDNLVKDGIHVIPIAKEDESTGFAIIAVDSSGKNNIIVYPGANYALNSEDIMSLKEELQDASYCVLQFELQLPVIETVLECCKSMNIPVVLNPAPYHPDFDLEWLKNVEYFIPNENEFCSLFDDKQDALNLDDIKERARKLCKQYDLKIIVTLGSIGSVYIDQETDHFVASYKVNAIDTTAAGDTYIGAFVSRIDCGDTVLDAMKFATKASSLTVSTKGAQESIPYLKQMV
- a CDS encoding LacI family DNA-binding transcriptional regulator is translated as MSKTLKEIAQIAGTSIATVSKVVNGKTLDIGEKTVQRVQEILDREGYTPNQIARNLKTNKSKTLGLLIPDIRNPFFTEIARGAEDAASDNGYTVFFCNTDDNFNKEIVYLSELSSRQIDGFIIAGSYRRRKEVESTFQVSAPMVAIDRVVNYPNIISFITTDNFKSSYSITEMMIQMGHKNFLYVGGPEESDVTQDRYHGFCAALNDFNIDHYDALFGEYSVESGYDLLLEYDKAQYVSAIVCGNDLIALGVVNALKERHIHVPGTVSVTGFDNIDFAKSISPSLTTINQPTYEMGRKAVELLMNHFDGDNIDKIVELSQDIVVRSSSRGIL